From the Motacilla alba alba isolate MOTALB_02 chromosome Z, Motacilla_alba_V1.0_pri, whole genome shotgun sequence genome, one window contains:
- the LOC119695768 gene encoding relaxin-3-like, which yields MGMAKLRLLCAAVALLCAAPPGHPGAVLPAGEGDGYGVKLCGREFIRAVIFTCGGSRWKRLSLLAVEPAPAADSAQTASNKLLGSFNLQSVLDPEVEQLQRSSPFLGWETFKDLYSLNYYNEYVPVAGDLKKLVRQVEEAVQKDRGGTGNANPVESSSYLWARYPRRKRESLGLAGMCCKWGCTKAEISTICRV from the exons ATGGGGATGGCCAAGCTGCGACTGCTGTGCGCCGCCGTGGCTCTGCTGTGTGCGGCACCGCCGGGGCATCCCGGCGCCGTGCTGCCCGCGGGCGAGGGGGACGGCTACGGGGTGAAGCTGTGCGGCCGCGAGTTCATCCGCGCCGTCATCTTCACCTGCGGCGGGTCCCGCTGGAAGCGGCTCTCCCTGCTGGCGGTGGAGCCGGCGCCCGCGGCCG ATTCTGCACAAACAGCAAGTAACAAACTACTGGGAAGCTTCAACCTGCAATCAGTTCTGGATCCTGAagtggagcagctgcagagaagcagcCCATTTCTTGGATGGGAGACGTTTAAGGACTTGTACAGTTTAAATTACTATAATGAGTATGTACCTGTGGCAGGTGACTTAAAAAAACTTGTTCGCCAGGTAGAGGAAGCTGTTCAGAAGGACAGGGGAGGAACAGGAAATGCAAATCCTGTGGAATCAAGCAGCTACCTTTGGGCCAGGTATCCCAGAAGAAAACGGGAGTCTCTGGGTTTGGCAGGAATGTGTTGCAAATGGGGCTGTACAAAAGCTGAAATTAGTACTATATGCAGAGTTTAA